The following coding sequences lie in one Metallumcola ferriviriculae genomic window:
- a CDS encoding PadR family transcriptional regulator: protein MNIQNDSWTTQLKKGVFELAILLLVRKKAMYGYELTSQLNQYSLFTLADGSIYPILKRMGKNNWVTSYWQESENGPRRKYYQITEEGEKIVQQRLNYHKKLYEALESLKEGKYAESE from the coding sequence ATGAATATACAAAATGACTCATGGACTACTCAACTTAAAAAAGGCGTATTTGAACTGGCGATACTTTTGCTAGTTAGAAAAAAAGCCATGTATGGATACGAATTAACAAGTCAATTAAACCAGTATTCCTTGTTTACCCTGGCTGACGGTTCTATTTATCCAATCCTTAAAAGAATGGGTAAGAATAATTGGGTTACATCATACTGGCAAGAGTCGGAGAATGGACCAAGAAGAAAGTATTATCAAATTACGGAAGAAGGAGAAAAGATTGTTCAACAGCGGTTGAATTATCATAAGAAGCTTTATGAAGCTTTAGAATCCTTAAAGGAGGGAAAATATGCGGAATCAGAGTAA